Genomic segment of Bacillota bacterium:
ACTTCCACCGTCATGAGCCACAAGGTCTATCTCCAAGAACCCAGGCTCCGTGTCGTTCCAATCGGCGAAGGTCTTGGCGGGGATGTCGTTTTTCAGGAGGGAGCCGGGTTTAGTACCGGTCCGCCCCCTTAACTCAAGTCTTGTTCTTTCGGGCCTCAGTAGCCGGTCGACCGTGGCCGAGCTGATACCAAAAATCTTGGCCCGGGTCTCTTCCTTAAGGGTCAACTCACCAAAACTCTCAAGTACTGGAACAACCTCCGGTATAAAGGGGACAAGCCGTTTGCCGGAAGGGAAGTCTAAGATGGCCCAGATCTTTTTGAGAGCCCTCTTTACATCTTCGGAATAGGTTTTCCTCCCGCAGTTACGCCTCCTTCCCTGAGGCCTTTCTTTGTAGCCGCATCTTAGAAGGCTTGATGCAATGACCTCATTTCGAGTACCTTTTGGTTGATGCAAGTCGCCCCCTTTACTTCGCCCTGGCAAACCGCTACAATAGTCCTGGTAAAGCCGCTCTTTGAGGAGTGATACCCTTGGATCTCGGTCTTGACCCCGTTGCGTTCAGCCTCGGCCCCCTTGAGGTACGCTGGTATGGCCTCTTGATGGCACTGTCCGTATTGGCAGGCGTTATCCTACTCAATGCTGGGGCAAAAAGAAAGGGTATTGATGGCGATGCCCTCCTTAGCACTGCCCTCTGGGTGGTCCTCGGAGGGGTGGTTGGAGCCCGGCTCATGTACGTTGCGACCACCTGGGGCATGTTCAGGGATAACCTCTGGGAGGTCATCCGCATTGATCACGGCGGGCTCTCCTTCC
This window contains:
- a CDS encoding integrase, which encodes MHQPKGTRNEVIASSLLRCGYKERPQGRRRNCGRKTYSEDVKRALKKIWAILDFPSGKRLVPFIPEVVPVLESFGELTLKEETRAKIFGISSATVDRLLRPERTRLELRGRTGTKPGSLLKNDIPAKTFADWNDTEPGFLEIDLVAHDGGS